A window from Shewanella livingstonensis encodes these proteins:
- a CDS encoding L-serine ammonia-lyase, whose product MISVFDMFKIGIGPSSSHTVGPMKAGKIFIQHVADNNLLADTDELQTELFGSLGQTGKGHGTGKAVILGLMGEDPETVNTDGIDAILETVSVSQKLTLADGRQVKFTRENGVTYHRRKTLPAHANAMTLYALSKGECIYQRTYYSVGGGFILDEDEITQRNASPATPIEQAPYDFNSALQLLQLCCDNGLSISSLMMANELSIASEDEIKQGLWKIWQTMKNCVERGYQKEGILPGGLKLRRRAPALYRRLKAEGRNNTDPLTAMDWVDLFALSVNEQNAAGDRVVTAPTNGAAGIIPAVLCYYDMFVQEVDIDVCSRYLLTAAAIGILYKKNASISGAEVGCQGEVGVACSMAAGALTEIMGGTVEQVENAAEIGMEHNLGLTCDPVGGLVQVPCIERNAMGAVKAINASRMALRGDGNHKVSLDKVIKTMMETGRDMRSKYKETAKGGLAVNIVEC is encoded by the coding sequence ATGATTAGCGTATTTGACATGTTCAAAATTGGTATCGGCCCTTCTAGCTCACATACAGTGGGCCCAATGAAGGCGGGTAAAATTTTTATACAGCATGTCGCTGATAATAATTTATTAGCGGATACCGATGAGTTACAAACAGAATTATTTGGATCTTTAGGTCAAACAGGCAAAGGCCATGGTACCGGTAAAGCGGTCATTTTAGGGCTAATGGGTGAAGACCCAGAAACGGTCAATACAGATGGCATTGATGCCATTTTAGAAACGGTATCTGTCAGCCAAAAACTCACCTTAGCAGATGGGCGTCAGGTAAAGTTTACTCGCGAAAACGGCGTTACCTACCACAGACGTAAAACATTACCGGCACATGCTAATGCCATGACCTTATATGCATTATCTAAAGGCGAATGCATATACCAGCGTACCTATTATTCGGTTGGTGGTGGCTTTATTCTTGATGAAGATGAAATCACTCAACGCAATGCCTCTCCTGCAACCCCCATTGAACAAGCACCTTATGACTTCAACAGTGCATTGCAATTACTGCAATTGTGCTGCGACAACGGCTTAAGCATTTCATCATTAATGATGGCCAATGAACTGAGCATTGCCAGTGAAGATGAGATCAAACAAGGTTTGTGGAAAATTTGGCAAACCATGAAAAACTGCGTTGAACGCGGTTATCAAAAGGAAGGCATATTGCCAGGCGGTTTAAAATTACGCCGACGTGCCCCTGCGCTCTACCGACGCTTAAAAGCGGAAGGACGAAATAACACTGACCCGTTGACCGCGATGGACTGGGTTGATTTATTTGCTTTATCGGTTAATGAACAAAATGCTGCAGGCGATCGCGTCGTTACAGCGCCAACAAACGGTGCAGCAGGGATTATTCCGGCTGTATTGTGTTACTACGATATGTTTGTGCAAGAAGTCGATATCGATGTGTGCAGCCGCTATTTGTTAACCGCTGCTGCCATTGGTATTTTGTACAAGAAAAATGCCTCGATTTCTGGCGCTGAAGTCGGTTGTCAAGGTGAAGTAGGCGTAGCCTGTTCTATGGCTGCTGGTGCGTTAACTGAAATTATGGGCGGAACTGTAGAACAGGTTGAAAATGCCGCTGAAATTGGCATGGAACATAACTTAGGCTTAACCTGCGACCCGGTTGGCGGCTTAGTGCAAGTTCCGTGTATTGAACGAAATGCTATGGGCGCTGTAAAAGCAATTAATGCGTCGCGCATGGCATTACGCGGCGACGGTAATCATAAAGTGTCACTGGATAAAGTCATTAAAACGATGATGGAAACCGGTAGAGACATGCGCAGTAAATACAAAGAGACTGCTAAAGGTGGTCTTGCAGTGAATATTGTCGAGTGTTAA
- a CDS encoding CreA family protein encodes MKKILIALCVTALLTACSDNEVGDVSLGMFTTQDIKLNILKDDIVSGVTCHIASIEENLSFSDPSDSSISCRQTGEITAAMIAQIDKSKSGDVVFKKSKSIFFKTMKIRRIFDAENQTLMYISYSTKETSGSFKHSLSTVPLWGTKAYIEPTKAL; translated from the coding sequence ATGAAAAAAATACTAATAGCCTTATGTGTAACGGCACTTCTTACGGCTTGTTCTGATAACGAAGTCGGTGATGTTTCACTTGGCATGTTTACCACGCAAGATATAAAATTAAATATTTTAAAGGATGACATTGTCTCTGGTGTCACTTGCCACATTGCTTCAATAGAAGAGAATCTGAGTTTTTCAGATCCAAGTGATAGCTCTATTTCTTGCAGACAAACAGGTGAAATTACCGCGGCTATGATTGCACAAATTGATAAAAGCAAATCAGGTGACGTAGTATTTAAAAAATCAAAAAGCATCTTTTTTAAGACAATGAAAATCAGAAGAATTTTTGATGCTGAAAATCAAACGCTAATGTATATATCCTATTCGACCAAAGAAACATCAGGAAGCTTTAAGCATAGTCTATCTACAGTTCCGCTTTGGGGAACTAAAGCTTATATTGAGCCAACAAAAGCGCTATAA
- the yegD gene encoding molecular chaperone: MFVGFDYGSANCAIGVMIDNAVALLPLSANSDFMPSTLYAMDRDLIAEAVYWGLPENLKAEYSHLRSSQLMRAKQMRHELDLSADEQAVFVGQAAVDAYLDMPEEGFYVRSPKSFLGANGLRVEQIALFEDIVTLMMQHVKTLADKALNAKSLTSASHAVIGRPVNFQGIGGEDSNLQAEAILRLAAIRSGFTDVRFLFEPLAAGMDFESDLNDDNTVLVVDVGGGTTDCSVVRMGPSYIKQQDRSSDCFGHSGQRIGGNDLDIALAMAGLMPSFGADTLMINGKPMPRTPFWYAVAVNDISAQREFVSLQSRKLVEQLIKEAQQPELLVRLQKVQKNQMSYQVVRQAEAAKISLSDNETIQCSLDFIEQDLFVSLTAAQFEQAINDPLAKVEALMKQAMQTATTKAEQQDCDMPTTPDIVYVTGGTARSPAIYDRIASVYPNAKVVVGDHFGSVTAGLTRCAQSAFN; the protein is encoded by the coding sequence ATGTTTGTTGGATTCGATTATGGCAGTGCTAACTGTGCGATAGGGGTAATGATTGATAATGCTGTGGCGTTATTGCCATTATCTGCAAACTCAGATTTTATGCCGTCAACGTTATATGCAATGGATCGCGATCTGATTGCCGAAGCTGTGTATTGGGGCTTACCTGAAAATTTAAAAGCGGAATATTCTCATTTGCGCAGTTCGCAATTAATGCGAGCAAAGCAAATGCGCCATGAGCTTGATTTGTCTGCAGATGAACAAGCCGTATTTGTAGGACAAGCTGCTGTTGATGCCTATTTAGACATGCCTGAGGAAGGTTTTTATGTCCGTTCGCCAAAATCATTTTTAGGTGCCAATGGCCTGCGTGTCGAACAAATAGCCTTATTTGAAGACATTGTTACTTTGATGATGCAGCATGTTAAAACCCTCGCTGACAAAGCATTAAACGCTAAGTCGCTGACGTCTGCTAGTCATGCAGTTATAGGTCGACCGGTTAATTTTCAAGGTATTGGCGGTGAAGACAGTAACCTACAAGCAGAAGCTATTCTTCGCCTTGCTGCAATTCGTTCCGGCTTCACAGATGTGAGATTTTTATTTGAACCCTTAGCGGCGGGTATGGATTTTGAGTCTGATCTTAATGATGACAATACTGTATTAGTCGTCGATGTAGGCGGCGGCACAACAGATTGTTCTGTAGTAAGAATGGGACCTTCGTATATAAAGCAACAAGATCGCAGCTCAGATTGCTTTGGTCACTCTGGTCAGCGTATCGGTGGCAATGATTTAGATATCGCGCTTGCTATGGCCGGATTGATGCCGAGCTTTGGTGCAGATACGCTAATGATTAATGGTAAACCTATGCCAAGAACCCCTTTTTGGTATGCGGTTGCGGTAAACGACATCAGTGCCCAACGTGAATTTGTCAGTTTGCAATCGCGTAAGTTAGTTGAGCAATTGATTAAAGAAGCACAGCAGCCAGAGTTATTAGTTCGATTACAAAAAGTACAAAAAAATCAAATGAGTTATCAAGTCGTACGCCAAGCTGAAGCGGCTAAAATTAGTTTGTCGGATAATGAGACTATTCAATGTTCATTAGATTTTATTGAGCAAGATCTGTTTGTCTCTTTAACGGCTGCGCAATTTGAGCAAGCCATTAATGATCCCCTCGCTAAAGTTGAAGCTTTAATGAAACAAGCGATGCAAACGGCGACGACTAAAGCTGAGCAGCAAGATTGCGATATGCCAACCACTCCTGATATTGTATATGTCACTGGTGGCACCGCTAGAAGCCCAGCGATATACGATAGAATTGCTAGTGTATATCCCAATGCCAAAGTAGTGGTAGGCGATCATTTTGGTTCGGTAACAGCAGGTTTAACCCGTTGTGCGCAAAGTGCATTTAATTAG
- a CDS encoding rhodanese-related sulfurtransferase → MQDANQVLIQDAQQELRQHTSQVAVCALYKFVALPDFEAVRQPLLTVMEQNDIKGTLLLAQEGINGTVAGTQAAIEILLAWLATQPGLDHIVTKLSFDNEMPFYRTKVKLKKEIVTMGVEGIDPRKVVGTYVKPKDWNALISDPDVILVDTRNDYEVKIGTFKNAVNPVTETFREFPEYVKQNLDPAKHKKVAMFCTGGIRCEKSTAYLKEQGFDEVYHLEGGILKYLEEVEQEQSLWEGECFVFDNRVAVNHNLEKGQYDQCNACRMPITEAEKLTEAYVQGVSCPHCIDKVPAEQRQRFIERERQVQLAKQRGEAHIGSDVKQVIDARRQQKEAQRKAQEKINGKS, encoded by the coding sequence ATGCAAGATGCGAATCAAGTTCTTATCCAAGATGCTCAGCAAGAGTTAAGACAACATACTTCTCAAGTTGCGGTTTGCGCATTATACAAATTCGTTGCTTTACCTGATTTTGAAGCGGTTCGACAGCCATTGCTGACTGTTATGGAACAAAATGATATCAAAGGGACCTTGCTACTAGCCCAAGAAGGGATTAATGGTACTGTTGCAGGCACCCAAGCTGCGATTGAAATACTATTAGCTTGGTTAGCGACACAACCAGGTTTAGACCATATCGTTACTAAATTATCTTTTGATAATGAAATGCCATTTTACCGCACCAAAGTAAAGCTTAAAAAAGAAATTGTGACTATGGGTGTTGAAGGCATAGATCCGCGTAAAGTTGTTGGTACTTATGTAAAACCGAAAGACTGGAATGCATTGATTTCAGATCCTGATGTTATATTAGTCGATACCCGTAATGATTATGAAGTGAAGATTGGTACTTTTAAAAATGCTGTTAACCCAGTCACCGAAACTTTCCGTGAATTCCCTGAGTACGTTAAACAAAACCTCGATCCTGCTAAGCACAAGAAAGTAGCGATGTTTTGTACTGGCGGTATTCGTTGTGAAAAATCAACCGCTTATTTAAAAGAGCAGGGCTTTGATGAGGTGTATCACCTTGAAGGTGGTATTTTAAAATATCTTGAAGAAGTTGAGCAAGAGCAAAGCTTATGGGAAGGTGAGTGTTTTGTGTTTGACAACCGAGTTGCGGTTAATCACAACTTAGAGAAAGGCCAATACGATCAGTGTAATGCATGTCGTATGCCCATCACCGAAGCTGAAAAGCTAACTGAGGCATATGTTCAAGGGGTGAGTTGTCCTCATTGTATCGACAAAGTGCCTGCCGAGCAGCGTCAACGATTTATTGAGCGTGAGCGCCAAGTTCAATTAGCCAAACAGCGCGGTGAAGCCCATATAGGCAGTGATGTAAAACAAGTTATTGATGCTCGTCGCCAGCAAAAAGAAGCTCAGCGTAAAGCACAGGAAAAAATTAACGGTAAAAGTTAA